The Candidatus Eremiobacterota bacterium nucleotide sequence TCTCCGTATATGGAGAGATGCAGCGGGCTTTGCGTTGAAAATGTCATGGTCCTCATCATGAATATCCTCCGTCACCTTTTATTATAGCAGGCAGAAGTGCCTCTGTAAAGCCATTTTTGGCGATCCAGACGTTACAATAATGTAACATTTGTGAACTCTTCTGTGTCTTATAGTACAGACTCTCAGGGAAAAATATCATACAATGAAGGTGCGAAAGATATCAATGAGGAGGGAAGCGCAATGGTCACCAGCGAAAAGGAGAATGTCATAGCGAGGGCAGAATATATAGCAAGAAACGCAAAAACCACCGGCGAGGAGCGGACCCACCCTGTCATAGCGGCAATAGTGAAAGACGCGAGGACGTGCCCGGAAAAGTACGTCAATGACTTCAAGATCCCTGCGGAAGGGGAATAAAAGCCGTTCTGTCCCGGAGAAGTGAGCGCGGCGGTGAACGAGAGAATTTATGGCTACGAGACAGAATTCGCCCTCATCATCTCAGACGACAAGGGAGACTCCGGGAAGGTAAGACGGCTCAGGATATATGACGCCCTTGAGCGCCTCATCAGCCTGAGGCTCAAGGTGCTCCCGGGAGCTTACAGGAAAAAGGGAATCTTCATGCAGAATGGAGGGCTCTTCAACTATGAGGCCCTCCATTCCCGTTTTCTTGACGGCCTCGTCGAGATGGCTACCCCCGAATGCCGCACGGCCAGGGAGGCGGCGCGCTACCACGAGGCGCAGACCGAGCTGCTGAGGGACATGATAAAGAAAGTGAATGACGATCCCGGCGGCCTTGGCACCTCAGGAGAGCAGCTGTCCCTTGACGAGAGCAAATTCTCTTTCGGCCCACTCCTGATGGCCGCCTTCGTGATAGTGCTCTTTCATATGCTCTTTACAGGGCTTTCCTGGATGCACCTCTTCGCATTGCCTGCCCTTATGATGCTGATCATCCTTGACATGCTCAGAATGTTCACCCCTCTGAAAGAGGACTCTTCAGGCCCCTTCCAGGGAAAGATCATTATCGGCAAGAGTAACAGGGACGCCTCGGGAAAATATATCAGCTCCCACGAAAACTACCTTGTCGAAGATAACATGCCATTTGCCGGCAGGTTTGTCATCCTGCTGGCAGCGCCTCTCTTTTACGCCGCCTATGGAATTCTCACCCTTGTCTCCTACATCCCCCTCATCATCATGTTCCTCATCACGGCCGGCTTTTCATTCGGCTCGGGGCTCCTCGTGTCATTTTTCTCCGGCCTGAAGGGCATGGAGGAAAAGGGTGAGAAGCTCGCCGATTTTGCGCAGAAAATCCTGGGAAGCGAAGAGTGCTTTACAAGCTACTTTGTCAAGGTCCAGGGGGACTTCTCCTATATCCTTTTCTATCCCCTCGTGCAGCTCTATTCCCTTGTCATCTCGCCCTTTGTTTTCCACCGCTACCAGCAGGATCTCGTGCCTTTCCTCTGCACGAGGACCCTTTTCTCGGGATCAGGGAAAATAACCCTCCCTGAGGTAAAGGAGATTCCCTCGAAGGAGAGCGGGGAGTACCGCTCCCTCTTCCAGATCTCCCAGCGCGCCATGGCCATGAAGGCCGTGGCGAGAATATTTTTTGATGACGAGATAAGGCCCCTCATCGATCTCAGGGACTGCTTCCTGGAGCCTCTCTCGGCCTTCAGGCGCAAAAAGCGCATGCACCTCCTTTTCAGCGACACCAATATGTCATCCATCGGCGTCTATCTCAAGCTTGGCATCACGGGCCTCATCATCGAGATGATAGAGGATGGCGTCACCTTTGAGGAGGTCAGGCTCAGGGATCCCCTTGATGCCCTGAAGGTCGTGGCATGCGACACCTCTCTCAGGGAAAAGCTCGAGCTCGTCAGTGGAGAGAAAGCAACGGCCCTGGAAATCCAGAGGAAGTATCTCGCCAGGGCGAAAGAGCATTTTTCAGGCCCGGCGCTCCAGAATGACGCCCTGAGGGATCTCCTGGAGAAATGGGAATATGTGCTGTCATGCCTCGAGATTAATCCCCACCTTCTCTACAAGAAGATAGACTGGGTCACCAAGAAGGACCTTATCGAGGAAATCTGCCGGGGAAGGGGAACGCTTGGTGAAATCGGCGAGATAGCCCACTGGATCGCCTGGATCACCCTGAAGTGTCCCGACAAGTGGCCCGGCGAGCTCTATACCCTTGAGCTCCTCGAGAATGCCCTGGACGAAAAATCCTTCAGCGAGTTCAGGGGCTTTCTGGAGCTCAATGAGCTTTCTTACGAAGAGTTCGTGAAGCGCTGGCGCCTCTATTACGAAGTAGCCAAGGCTGACTTCAAGTTCCACCAGCTTGACGATGAAGGCTACTACTACCAGCTTGCACGGTCAGAGCTCGTTGAGGGGCTCTTTACGCCCGAGGAGATTGCCTGGGCCACGATTGATCCCCCGCTGGACACAAGGGCACTCATCAGGGGCGAGCTAATCAAGAGGTATGGCATGCACTTCGACGCCGAGAATCCCGAGGCATTCAGGCTGAAAGACCTCTCGAAGGTGAAGATTGGCTGGAACGTATTCTGCACCCTCTGGCCCCTCACGTTCCTTCCCTCGAGAACCCTCTCCTTCAACGATCCCTTCCAGAATGACTTCATTGAGCTCGAGAAGAAGCTGGAGCAGATGGAGAGCCTTATGGAAAATCCCCCTTCCTCCATTTCCTCCGGGGGAGACTATCCCTTTATCGACTCATGACTCCGTGATCCCTCACTCAAAAACCTGCTGCACCTTGAGGTACTCCTTGTGGACATTCTCAACGGCTTCGGTAATTTTCTTTTTATCGCCTGTCTTGATGGCTTCGGAGAGCCCGTCAACGGCCTTTGAGAGCCCCTCGCGCGCCGTCTCGAAGCTCTTTACCCTTGCGGGATAGGTACTTGATTCCCTGCGGGGCTTCGGGAGCGACGCCTTCATGAGGAGGTCCTTTTTTTCTGCAAGCTCTGGAACTGCTTTCTGGAGAGCTTTGTAGTTATAGTCGGGGATATACTTATGATAGATGTTGTAGAGCACGACATGGAAGTCATCTACTTCCTTGATGGTGGGCTTTATGACGCGCGCCATTTTTTCATACTGGCTGTGAAGGCTTTCCGCCGCGGCAAGCAGCTTTTCATTGTCATTTCCCGAGGCAGCCTCGCCGTACTTTTTCACGCATTCCTTGAGATTTTCCACCTGGGCATCCCAGGCCTTCTTCCTGTCTCTCAGGATGCCGGGGAGCTGCGCCTTGTAAACGAGGGCTGCGCGGGTCTTTATCTCGGGAAGGGCTTTCTTCAGATTTTCATAGTCTTTTTCCGGATAATACTTATGCCATATCTGGTAGATGATTATGTGAAAATCGTTGAGGGCCTGCACCTCGGACTTTGTCTCGGCATCATCACCGGCAGCGGCACATGGGCAGGGAGCAAGGAATGCCGCGAGAAGCAAAGCCGCTGCAAGGCAGAACAGATACTTTTTCATGAGCGCACCTCGTTTCATTGGATGTCTGTCCATACTACGACATCGCCGGTGCTCTCTCCTCCACCGGCGGAATCTACTCCTTTGCTCCCTGTTTCCTCAGGAACTCCGCAACCTCGAGATGATTCTGCTTTCCCGCAAGGTAGAGGGCAGTCTGCCCTTTCTTGTCCTTTGCCCCGATTTCGGCTCCCTTACCGACGAGAAATTCCACCATGGGGAGATTCCCTTTCTCTGCCGCCATGTGGAGGGGTGTGAGGCCCTCCGCGTCAGGTGAGTTGACGAGATCGGGGTTCTTCTCAATGATGGCTTTCACTTTGGCCATGTCGCCGCTCCGGACGGCATCATGAATATAGACCGGCTCGCATGAGGCGCAGAGAAAAAGCAGGGCTATGGCCATTGCGGCGAGGACACGGTACTTTCTGCTCATTGCTTTTCTCCTCCATTCTGACTGATGGGAAAGCGCCCCGCAAGGTAGCGGGTAAGCTCGGACAGCGGCGCGATTTCCCTTGAGGCATTTCCTGAGCGCACGAAAAATTTTTCCACCTTCTGGCCGCCCTTGTCCGATATCCTGGTAAAAAGGGGGCGCTCCCCTCTTTTTATCAGAATGGCGCATATCTCCCGACCCTGTATCATGGGGAAGCCGATGGCGAGGCACTTGGTCGCGTATTCTATGCCGTATTCTGTATTTATCAGATTCCTGAGGTGAAGCTCAAAGAAATCCTTTCCCGGCTCCTTCAGCGTGCCGTAATCGGCTTCAATACCCAGGATTCCGCCCTCGTCATTGACCCCGATGAGAAGGATGCCGCCCTCCGAGTTGTTGAAGGCCCCTATGGACTTCAGGATGACCTCCTCGAGTTTTGCCTCCTTGCAGGCATTCTTCACATCCCAGCGCAGTGAGGATTTGAACTCCAGGGACGAGCTCTCCCCCTTTTTAATAAGGGAGAGATATTCCTCCTCCCCTGCAGGAAGTGACTCCCTCTCCTTGTCAAGGTGCGCGAGGATCGCCCGGTACCTCCTCACCAGGACGATGACCGATCCTCCGCCGACCAGACAGACCGTGATGGATATGAATATAAGGAGCAATGTGCTGCTTTTCATCTCGGTGAAAAGAGGCCCCTCGGGAAGCACCACGGCAACCCAGTGGTCGTCCCTTCCATAAGATACTTTCCTTATATCATACCACCAGGTCTTTCCCTCCAGGGTGAGCTTTAAAGGCACCGAGAGGGGCATTGCCCTGGCCTTCCAGTCAGCCACCGTGGCAGTGATGACAGGGTCGGCCTTCCCCCGTAGAGAGAGAATTCTTTTGAGATCATCCCCTGAAGACTGAGTGGCTGCCCAGTCCGGGAGAAGATCGATAATCTCTCCCCTGCTGGCAAGGATGAATACTTTCTTTCCCACCGCGCTGTCGAGGGGGGAAAAGAGCGTGGCGATCTGGGAAATCGCCACGTTAAAGGCGGCGATTCCCCCTTTCTCCCCCTTTTTCCACCCCGACAGGCAGGTGATACCGGGCAGACTGGAGACCGGAACCACGCAGGGCGCCATCCAGTGATAGGCGCCGTCATAGTAATCCACCGCATGAGCGCTCTCTATGTTCATCATGGCCGCGAGGTCTCCCCCGTTTCCGGGGGCATTCTTTCCCGAGCCAATCACCTTGGATGTGCTGTCACGGTAAACCCATTCTGTCGAAGCATCCTTATTCACCCGCAGGCCCGAGACCCACTTTTCGCTGGCCCTGAAAAGCCCGTACCCTTTGCCGTCAGAATCGTCCACTATGAGGGCATTGATCTCCGGATACTGGATGAGTATGGGGATAAACCTTGCCGTGAGCGCCTTTTCATCGTTAAGAGGAAGGCCGCCTCCCTCACCCCACATCCTGGTGATGGCAAGACATGAAAGAAGAGGCCTGAAAAAAGCGTTGATTTTTCTTTCGGCGTTGTCAGCCTCAAGGCTCACCACCGAGCTGTGCATCTTGCTGCCTGACCGGGAAAGCCTCATTATGATAAAGAACAGGGCCACCGCCGTTATGAGAAGCACGACGGCAATAAGGAAAAGAAGCCTCTTGCTCTGCACCACTTCACGGCTCTTCAAGGACCGGTCATGGGAACTCATTCAGCCTCCCAGAAAAGAAATTTTTACCGAAAAAATCTATTATCCTTATAAACTTTATCCTCCCGGGAAGAGAACCCTCTTGAGGAATCAAGGATTTTTTGCTATACTGTGTTAAATGGAACAACCAGTTATCATTGGCGGCGCATCAGTCGATCTTAAAGGGAGGCCCTTCGCGAAACTCAAGCCCCGCACCTCAACCATCGGGCGCCTTGAGAGAAGCTTTGGCGGCGTGGGCTTCAACATTGCCCAGAACCTTGCTATGCTGGGCGTAATACCGCATTTCATCACCATAGTGGGCAATGATCCCGAAGGCCACAGCATTCTTGAAGAGTGCGGGAGAAATGGCATAGCCACAAAGCTCATTGAAATAAATGCCGATGAGCATACGGCCATATTCGAGGCAATCCTCGATGAAAATGGCGATCTCTACGGAGGAATCTCCGCAATGGCCATTTTTGACAGGATTACCCCCGAGGTCCTCGAGCCCTATGAAGCTCTCCTCGGCAAGGCTCCCCTCGTGGTGACCGATTGCAACATCCCGCAACACACCATTGAATATATCGCCGACTTCTGCTCAGCCCGGCGGGTCCCCCTCTGGGTTGAGCCCACCTCAACGGACAAAGCGCCCAAAATCCTTTCGCGAATCGCGCAAGTGACGTACCTCTCGCCGAATAAGGAGGAGCTTGAAACCCTGCTGGACATGCCCCTCTTCTCCTACCCTGAGATGACAGACGGTGCCAGGAGGCTCATAAGAAAGGGCCTTGAGCATCTTTTCATCACCCTTGGCTCTGACGGAGTCATGTGGCTTGCCGGCGAGAAGGCCCTTCACCGCCGTTCCAGGGAAGTGACTACCAAAGATGTGACCGGTGCAGGCGATGCCTTCGCTGCGGGAGTCATCTGGGCCATACTGGAGGGCATCCCGATTGACAGGGCAATATCATACGGCATGGCAGCGGCGATTGCCACGCTCCAGGTCTATAAATCAGTCCATCCCTCACTCAGCAGTTCCCTGCTTGAATCAATCATGAAAGACTTCTTCCCCAATGAGCAATGAGAACCACCCCCTCCTGGTCCACCCCGGAGTGGCGGAAGCGCTCCGTGAAGGGGCACCTGTCGTGGCCCTCGAATCCACTATTATCTCCCACGGCATGCCTTATCCCCACAACGTGGCGACAGCGCGGGCTGTAGAGGAAGAGGTCCGGCGGGGAGGGGCTCATCCGGCAACGATCGCCATTATCGGGGGAATGATCTGTGTCGGACTCAGCGATGAGCAGCTTGAGTTTCTTGCCGCGTGCCGCGAGGTAAGCAAGGCGAGCCGGCGGGACATCGCGATTCTCGTCTCACGGGGGGGGCATGGCTCCACGACCGTCTCGGCAACAATGTGCTGCGCCGCCATGGCAGGGATTTCCCTCTTTGTCACCGGAGGCATCGGCGGCGTACACCGCGGCGCCGCAATGAGCTTCGACATATCGGCCGATCTCACCGAGCTCTCCCTCACGCCCGTTGCGGTCGTATGTGCCGGGGCAAAATCCATCCTCGATCTGCCCCTTACCCTCGAGAGGCTCGAAACGCTGGGCGTACCGGTCATCGGCTTTGGCACCGACGAGTTCCCCTCATTCTATTCGCGCACAAGCGGCCTCCCTGTGGACTGCAGGGCCGACACCGCCGAAGAGGCCGCCAGAATCATCAAGACACAGTGGGATCTTGGCCTGAGAGGGGGAATAGTGATTGCCAACCCTATCCCCCCGGAGCACGAGATACCCTTCGGAGAGCTGCAGGATGCCACTGAAAAGGCTCTCATTGAGGCCTCACAGGGCGGGGTGAAAGGCAAGCAGTTGACACCATACCTTCTGGAAAGGCTTCATGCCCTCACGGGGGGGCGCTCTCTTGAAGCTAACAAAGCCCTCATACTGCACAATGCCGCCGTGGGAAGCGCTGTTGCCTGCGCCTTGTCCCGGCTCAGGAAGGGAGATCGCCATGGGGCGTGACACTGTTCTTAAGGATTCCAAGGCCATCATAGGCATGATCCACCTCGACGCACTCCCGGGGACGCCGCCGGCGCAGGCATCCCTTGGAGAGGTCCTGAAGAAAGCCCTCGAGGAGGCGAGCATTTACCGTGAAAGCGGCATTGACATGCTTGCCCTTGAAAACATGCACGACGTGCCTTACCTCAAGGGGGGCGTGGGACCGGAGATCGTAGCCGCCATGGCCGTCATTGCCTACGAGGTCCGGAAATCGACGGGACTCCCCTGCGGCATTCAGATTCTAGCCGCCGCCAACAGGGAGGCCCTGGCGTGCGCGATGGCGGCGGAGCTTGATTTTATCAGGGCCGAGGGATTTGTCTTCGCCCACGTGGCCGATGAAGGGATTATCGACGGGTGTGCCGGCGATCTGCTGAGGTACAGGCGGCAGATCGGGGCCTCTAAAGTGCTGGTCCTCACTGACATCAAAAAGAAGCACAGCTCCCATGCCCTCACCTCCGACGTGGACATAGCGGAAACCGCAAGAGCCGCGCAGTTTCAGCTCAGCGACGGCCTTATAGTGACTGGTGTCTCAACGGGTGCCGAGACCGACATGGAGGAGCTCGCTGCCGTCAAGGATGCCGTCACTATCCCTGTGCTTGTAGGATCGGGCATCACCCTGGAGAATATGGAGAGATATCTCGGCCGTGCTGACGCTCTTATCGTAGGCTCATACTTCAAATATGACGGACTGTGGCGAAACGGTGTTGATCCCGGCCGGGTGAAAGCCTTCATGAAAAAGGCCAGGGCAATAAGGAAATGGCTGGGAGCCAAGGCTTAGGAGCCGCGAGAGGGGCGGCATTATGAGGTGCAGGGATTCTGAGGAAAAGGAGAGCCCATGAGCATGGAACCGCATGGAAAAGAGGCCTGCCGCCAGGTAAAGGTCACGGTGGCAACGGTGAGTGACACGAGAACCCTGGAAGATGACGAATCAGGAAGGATAATCATTGATCTGCTCGGGGAAAAAGACCATATCATCACGAGCCGCCATCTCCTGAAGAATATAAGGGGCAGCATAGAGAGCTTCATTTTCAGCGTGGCCAGCGCAGAGAAGGCTGAAGTCCTCATCCTGACAGGAGGGACAGGCATCTCTCCCCGTGACGTGACCGTTGACATCGTCGAGAAGCTCCTGGAAAAGAAAATCGACGGCTTCGGCGAATTATTCAGGCACCTGAGCTTCCAGGAGATAGGCACCCGTGCCATGATGAGCAGGGCGACGGCAGGCCTCATAGGAAGGCTCATTGTCATTGCGATCCCCGGCTCACCCCATGCAGCAAGGCTCGCCATGGAAAGGCTCATCCTTCCCGAGCTTTCCCACATGGCCTTTGAAGCGTTAAAGGGGAGCCAGATGCAATGAAGCCGATTGGCACGCTCATATCACTGGAGGAAGCCCTCGGCATCTGCCGCGAGCACACCGCACCTGTCGCAGAGAAAGAGGAGATCTCTCTTGCCGGGGCTTCCGGGAGAGTCCTCGCTGCCGATATCACGGCACCCCTGCCCATACCCTCCTTCGACCGCGCCGCAATGGATGGCTATGCCGTAAGAAGCGAGGACACCTTCGGCGCGGGAGAATTCAACGCCGTGAGCCTCAGGTGCCTGGAGAAAATCCACGCCGGCTCAGCGCCTTCCAGGGAAATCGGCAGGGGAGAATGCTCCCAGATAGCCACAGGGGCCATGGTCCCCCGGGGCGCCGATGCTGTAGTCATGGTCGAGCACACTGAGTGCCGCGGTGACCTTATTCTGGTCCATAAGCCCGTGTATCCCCGCCAGCATATCTCGCCGGCAGGAGAGGACATAAAAGAGGGACAGGCGGTGCTCAGAAGGGGCGACTTCCTGTCACCGGCAAAAATTGGCGTGCTGGCGGCACTGGGCGCCCTCACAGCCTGCGTCTTCTGCCGCCCCCGCGTGGCGGTGATACCCACAGGCAACGAGGTGGTCCCGCCGGGAGGGCCCCTTGGTAAGGGGCAGATATACGATATCAACTCCTCGACCCTCAAGGCCCTGCTGGAAGCCCATGGCGCCGAGGTGATCCTCTCCGGGCACGTGGTGGAAGACGATGCCGGGAAACTTGAGGAGGCGATAAGGGCTTTCAGGGATTTCCATATCATCATCATAGCGGGAGGAAGCTCCGTGGGGGAGAAAGACCTGCTCGCCGAAGCGATGAGCAGGCTTGGAAAAGTCCTTTTCCACGGCATTGCCGTGAAGCCGGGGAAGCCGACGCTGCTGGGGAAAACCGGTGCCACCCTCATTTTCGGCATGCCGGGAAACCCTGCCTCGTGCCTCTCAAACGCCTACATCATGCTGATCCCCCTCGTGAGGGCCATGGCGGGCCTCCCTGCCTATGAGCCGCGGAAGGTGGCTCTTCCCCTCGCGAGGAGAGTAGTCTCCACCCTGGGGAGACACCAGTTCCTCACGGTGAAGACTGCCGGCGGCCAGGCGGAGCCGGCATTCAAGACCTCCTCGTCAATCACCAGCCTTGCCCTCGCTGACGGCTATATAGAGATCCCGCCCCTGGTGGAACTCCTCGAGGAGGGCACCATGGTGGAAGTGACATTATTTTAGATTTGTGTGCAGTGAGTCCAGCCATTTTCTGAGCGATGAGCCTCCAACTCTCTGAGTTTATAGGAAAATATCCTTTCATCGGGGACAAGATCAGAGGCGGTCTTTGAGCTGCACCACCTGTGAGAGATCGGCCGCAAACTCTGCCTGCTGATATTTCCCCTTTGCCACGTCGCGATGAGGCATAATCACTTCACGCCAAGGCTTGAGAGCCATAGAGAATCACTCCAATCCTGCGAATATCTTTTTGATCCTCTCCATGAAACTGCCTTATCCTGAGTATCCGCATACTCCCATGCGCGGCGAATTGACGACAGGCAGCATCATATCTTCGCCGCATTCGTGGTCTCCGGCACACTTGTCGCAGAACCACGCGTCTTCTGAACAGGAGCATTCAGAGCACAGGAGGTGGAAGGCTTTCCACAGGCTACGCAGTGAAACTTCAGTGGCTCATTCCTTGCCAGCAGAATGACGGGCATGCCTTTTATCTTGTCTTGCCAGTCGGCAAGAACTTCCAGGGTAAGCTCGGTTGTGGAGCCAAAATCATATTCATGATAGAATCTCAGTGCAGGACGAAGTACATCACCGATTCTCTCACCCAGCCTACTGCCAGATTCATACTGCTTCTTTCCTATGGTGAAGGCGCTTAAATGTCAGCAGCACTCAAGCCAGATATCTCTAAGATACTTGTCCAGTGCCTTCAGCTTTGCATCCTGAGAAATTTCCAGATGTAACCAGTATTCGGGAATATAACGATCCTCCACCATGATATGGAAACTCTCTGTCTTCTCCAGATTTTTCCTTTTTCTGCATTCCTTGAGATGTTCCAGAATTGCCGCATTACTGAAGGCGGATCCACATAATGCACACGTGCCCTGTGATACCGATTTGGATTTCTTTATGGAGCGTGCCATTTAATTCAACTTTCTTTCTGATTCATCCATACCGATAAAGCCGTTTATCTCCTGTTCCAGTTGATTCAGCACGTTTTCGCATTCCAAAACAAGATGCGCCATTTTAGTCCAGCAAAGATCAAAGGTATAGGCATGGCGAAATACATGGCGAAATTCGAGATACTCACGCAGTAATTCCCTGAGTGGTGCAGAGAGCACTGCGGGACGGTTCTGCGTCAGAGTGGCCATTGCATCAAGAAGTTGTCGATGCCACGCTTCACCGTGGGGCGGCCCCTCATCAATCTCTATAGCCACCCGCTTGAAAAGGTTCTCAATTCCGGTATAGAAAGAATGCAGCATCGCCGCCAGCGCTGATAGCTCTATTGCCGACGGTGGAGTCTCCCGGCATTTCTCTATGAGTGAACGGTGCGTTTCAATGAGATTATGCAATTGCTCAATCTCAATCCGTATCTGCTTCCTTAGCTTATCCCACACGTCTGAGCTCTCCTTCCTCCCTGAGATAGCGCGTGAAGGAATTTGTTTCATCAAGGTCAATTAAATCAAAAGGGTGGCGAAGGATATCACCGACTTCCCCCAGGACCTTGAAAAACTTTTCAGGGGGGATGCCCGACACGGCCAAGTCGATATCTGAATTATCACGATCTCTGCCGTGAGCCATCGAGCCAAACAGGTAAATCTCTTTCGCTCCGATCTTGATCAAATAACCCACCGCCTGCTCTATACGCATACGCAGTTCTTCATTGAGTCTTATGCTTTCCATGTTCCACCTCCCCTGTGCATCGAATCTTTTCCTCGAAGAGAGACGATTCTCTTCAGGGAAGCTTTGTATTTCCGGCCACCTTTTTTCATCATGGCCGGATTCATCAGAAAGCCATTCCTCAATTCACTGCAGGGCCGCCTTATTCTTTTCGGCCGGCATCCTGTTTTGAGACATTGAGCGGAGTTGCGCATCTTCCTTCAACAGATCAACCTCCCGAAAAATTAAATCAGCTCCATCTACTCATATCGTGTCTCAAGGGTCGCCTCCTTTCCCTGCACATCATTCCAGTTTGTGACAAACATCAAAGATCGGGAAATGGCCTTTTCGGGACTATCAGTCGGCTGTGCATTTATCGATCGGCCACCTCGTATTCAAACCTCCACTTCCCATCCCAGGATCGTGCCTCAAGTTTGTTTAATTCTTCGCATAATCCCCTTGCTGCCCTTTGATACGAGGGATTGCCAAACCTGCGCAGTGTCACTTTAATTACACCGCCCTTTGCTATTATATCACCCTTCTGTTGCAACATCATTGCAACACCGTCGTGGGATCGCGCCAGTCTTTGTAACAGGATTGCATCAGTTCCAGTAGCCACTCTTCGGCATTGTATACCACAAGCTTCATCGCGTCCAGAATAAGCTTGCCTTCGTGAGGAATGACTGTATGAGAATCCTTGCCGATTTCTGTGGGTAATATCTTCGCAGGACACTTCTTGTGTTCCTCTTTGAGTTTTTGAAGGCGGGTTTTCATTCTCTTCAATGCAGCTTTTTTCAGGATAAAGGGATTCTTTCTTTCATCTTTATAAGCT carries:
- a CDS encoding molybdenum cofactor biosynthesis protein B, with the protein product MSMEPHGKEACRQVKVTVATVSDTRTLEDDESGRIIIDLLGEKDHIITSRHLLKNIRGSIESFIFSVASAEKAEVLILTGGTGISPRDVTVDIVEKLLEKKIDGFGELFRHLSFQEIGTRAMMSRATAGLIGRLIVIAIPGSPHAARLAMERLILPELSHMAFEALKGSQMQ
- a CDS encoding ankyrin repeat domain-containing protein, encoding MSRKYRVLAAMAIALLFLCASCEPVYIHDAVRSGDMAKVKAIIEKNPDLVNSPDAEGLTPLHMAAEKGNLPMVEFLVGKGAEIGAKDKKGQTALYLAGKQNHLEVAEFLRKQGAKE
- a CDS encoding pseudouridine-5'-phosphate glycosidase, which gives rise to MSNENHPLLVHPGVAEALREGAPVVALESTIISHGMPYPHNVATARAVEEEVRRGGAHPATIAIIGGMICVGLSDEQLEFLAACREVSKASRRDIAILVSRGGHGSTTVSATMCCAAMAGISLFVTGGIGGVHRGAAMSFDISADLTELSLTPVAVVCAGAKSILDLPLTLERLETLGVPVIGFGTDEFPSFYSRTSGLPVDCRADTAEEAARIIKTQWDLGLRGGIVIANPIPPEHEIPFGELQDATEKALIEASQGGVKGKQLTPYLLERLHALTGGRSLEANKALILHNAAVGSAVACALSRLRKGDRHGA
- a CDS encoding ATP-binding protein, which codes for MSSHDRSLKSREVVQSKRLLFLIAVVLLITAVALFFIIMRLSRSGSKMHSSVVSLEADNAERKINAFFRPLLSCLAITRMWGEGGGLPLNDEKALTARFIPILIQYPEINALIVDDSDGKGYGLFRASEKWVSGLRVNKDASTEWVYRDSTSKVIGSGKNAPGNGGDLAAMMNIESAHAVDYYDGAYHWMAPCVVPVSSLPGITCLSGWKKGEKGGIAAFNVAISQIATLFSPLDSAVGKKVFILASRGEIIDLLPDWAATQSSGDDLKRILSLRGKADPVITATVADWKARAMPLSVPLKLTLEGKTWWYDIRKVSYGRDDHWVAVVLPEGPLFTEMKSSTLLLIFISITVCLVGGGSVIVLVRRYRAILAHLDKERESLPAGEEEYLSLIKKGESSSLEFKSSLRWDVKNACKEAKLEEVILKSIGAFNNSEGGILLIGVNDEGGILGIEADYGTLKEPGKDFFELHLRNLINTEYGIEYATKCLAIGFPMIQGREICAILIKRGERPLFTRISDKGGQKVEKFFVRSGNASREIAPLSELTRYLAGRFPISQNGGEKQ
- a CDS encoding carbohydrate kinase family protein yields the protein MEQPVIIGGASVDLKGRPFAKLKPRTSTIGRLERSFGGVGFNIAQNLAMLGVIPHFITIVGNDPEGHSILEECGRNGIATKLIEINADEHTAIFEAILDENGDLYGGISAMAIFDRITPEVLEPYEALLGKAPLVVTDCNIPQHTIEYIADFCSARRVPLWVEPTSTDKAPKILSRIAQVTYLSPNKEELETLLDMPLFSYPEMTDGARRLIRKGLEHLFITLGSDGVMWLAGEKALHRRSREVTTKDVTGAGDAFAAGVIWAILEGIPIDRAISYGMAAAIATLQVYKSVHPSLSSSLLESIMKDFFPNEQ
- a CDS encoding molybdopterin-binding protein → MKPIGTLISLEEALGICREHTAPVAEKEEISLAGASGRVLAADITAPLPIPSFDRAAMDGYAVRSEDTFGAGEFNAVSLRCLEKIHAGSAPSREIGRGECSQIATGAMVPRGADAVVMVEHTECRGDLILVHKPVYPRQHISPAGEDIKEGQAVLRRGDFLSPAKIGVLAALGALTACVFCRPRVAVIPTGNEVVPPGGPLGKGQIYDINSSTLKALLEAHGAEVILSGHVVEDDAGKLEEAIRAFRDFHIIIIAGGSSVGEKDLLAEAMSRLGKVLFHGIAVKPGKPTLLGKTGATLIFGMPGNPASCLSNAYIMLIPLVRAMAGLPAYEPRKVALPLARRVVSTLGRHQFLTVKTAGGQAEPAFKTSSSITSLALADGYIEIPPLVELLEEGTMVEVTLF
- a CDS encoding BtpA/SgcQ family protein, with amino-acid sequence MGRDTVLKDSKAIIGMIHLDALPGTPPAQASLGEVLKKALEEASIYRESGIDMLALENMHDVPYLKGGVGPEIVAAMAVIAYEVRKSTGLPCGIQILAAANREALACAMAAELDFIRAEGFVFAHVADEGIIDGCAGDLLRYRRQIGASKVLVLTDIKKKHSSHALTSDVDIAETARAAQFQLSDGLIVTGVSTGAETDMEELAAVKDAVTIPVLVGSGITLENMERYLGRADALIVGSYFKYDGLWRNGVDPGRVKAFMKKARAIRKWLGAKA
- a CDS encoding proteasome accessory factor PafA2 family protein, encoding MNERIYGYETEFALIISDDKGDSGKVRRLRIYDALERLISLRLKVLPGAYRKKGIFMQNGGLFNYEALHSRFLDGLVEMATPECRTAREAARYHEAQTELLRDMIKKVNDDPGGLGTSGEQLSLDESKFSFGPLLMAAFVIVLFHMLFTGLSWMHLFALPALMMLIILDMLRMFTPLKEDSSGPFQGKIIIGKSNRDASGKYISSHENYLVEDNMPFAGRFVILLAAPLFYAAYGILTLVSYIPLIIMFLITAGFSFGSGLLVSFFSGLKGMEEKGEKLADFAQKILGSEECFTSYFVKVQGDFSYILFYPLVQLYSLVISPFVFHRYQQDLVPFLCTRTLFSGSGKITLPEVKEIPSKESGEYRSLFQISQRAMAMKAVARIFFDDEIRPLIDLRDCFLEPLSAFRRKKRMHLLFSDTNMSSIGVYLKLGITGLIIEMIEDGVTFEEVRLRDPLDALKVVACDTSLREKLELVSGEKATALEIQRKYLARAKEHFSGPALQNDALRDLLEKWEYVLSCLEINPHLLYKKIDWVTKKDLIEEICRGRGTLGEIGEIAHWIAWITLKCPDKWPGELYTLELLENALDEKSFSEFRGFLELNELSYEEFVKRWRLYYEVAKADFKFHQLDDEGYYYQLARSELVEGLFTPEEIAWATIDPPLDTRALIRGELIKRYGMHFDAENPEAFRLKDLSKVKIGWNVFCTLWPLTFLPSRTLSFNDPFQNDFIELEKKLEQMESLMENPPSSISSGGDYPFIDS